The Fusobacterium polymorphum genome segment TAAAATTATTTTAAATTTCTTTATATTAGTAATGTTTTTAAATTTTTTTATAGCAAATAATGATGAGATAATTAATCCTGGAATATTAATTAGAAAATATGAAATATCTGAAAAATTATTTGGTTTTTCAGCTACTTCTTATGGAGCAGGAAGTGTATTTGCAGGAATTTTTATTTATTATAATAATAAATTTAAATTTCTAAAAAAACTAAAGCTATTATTTATTTTAAATAGTTCTCTAATGTGTTTATTAGGTTTACTGTCTATAATATTATTTAAATATAATCATTATATATATTTTATAATTTTTATATTTTTTCAATTTCTAATTGGAATGATAACTACCTTTGTAAATGTTCCATTGATATCTTCATTTCAAAAAAATGTTGAGATAAAATATCAAAGTCGTTTTTTCTCAATTTTATCATTTTTTTCAGGAGGTTTAATCCCTTTGGGGATTTTATATGCAGGCTATTTATCATCATATATTGGTGCTGATATAACATATATAATCAATAATTTAGCTATTATAACTATAGTTTGTTTAGTATTTAAAAATATAGAAAGGGATTGCTAACAACTTAACAATCCCTTTAAATTTATTTATATATTTTATTTTTTCTTAGCATATTTAATAGAGTCAAATGCAACAGCAGTAACAATTATTATACCTTTTATAATATATTGCCAGTATGGGCTAACACCTGTATAAGTAAGTCCATAGTTTATAATTGTTAAGATTATAACTCCTGTGATAACTCCTGAAATTCTACCAACACCACCATAGAATGAAACTCCACCAATTACACAGGCAGCAATAGCATCCATTTCATACATAAATCCTAGGTTATTAGTTGCAGATCCAATACGTCCAGCTTCTAAGAAACCACCAAAAGCATAGTAAGCTCCAGATAGAGCGTAAATTCCTATAAGAGTTAAAACAACATTTACTCCTGATACTTTTGCAGCTTCTGGGTTTCCACCAACAGCAAATACATTTTTACCAAATTTTGTTTTGTTCCATAAAACCCACATAATTAAAGTTGCAATAGCAGCATATATAATTAAGTATGGTATTGTATATGAACCTATTTGTATATAGCCTTGTGCGAATTTACTATATTTTTCTACAAATCCAGAAATTGGAGCAGCCCCTGCTTTATCATAGTAAAGAGAATTTATCCCATACACAATAGTCATTGTTCCCATAGTAGCTATGAATGGGTGAACATTTAGAGTTGCTACAACTATACCATTTATACTTGCTATAACTATACCAACAACTACAACAATCAATATAGTTGTAAATATTGAAAATTCTCCTAATGTTGGGAATGCTTTATTTACATTTGTCATTGATTGTAAAAGTGTTCCAGATATAACAGCGGAAAGTCCAACTTGTCTACCTGCTGATAAGTCAGTACCTTGTGTTACTATAAGTCCAGCAACACCAAGTGCAATAATTGTTCTTACAGATGATTGTGTAAGAATATTTTTAAAGTTTCTTATACTTAAAAAAGTAGGTTCTTTTATTATTATTGCAATAAGCATACAAAATAATACAAGATACAATCCACTTTCTATAATAATTTTTTTATAATCTATTTTTCCTTCATTTGTTCTTGCAATCATTTTTATTCTCCTTCTTAATTTTATAGATATTTAGCTGATAGCTCCATTATTTCTTCTTGATTTGTTTCAGATGTTTTAACAATTCCTGCAACCCTACCATTACTCATAACAAGTATTCTATCTGTTACTCCTAAAAGTTCAGGCATTTCAGAAGAAATCATTATAATTCCTTTATCCTTTTTAGCAAGGTCTATCATTAATTGATAAATTTCATATTTTGCTAAAACATCAATACCTCTAGTAGGTTCATCAAGCATAAGAACTTCTGGTTCAGTTAGTAGCCATCTTCCAATAATTACTTTTTGTTGATTTCCACCAGAAAGACTTCCAATTTTGGTAGAGTATGAAGGAGTTTTTACTCTCATACTATCTACTATCCATTTAGTATCTTTCTCTATATCTTTATTTTTAAGAAGTTTAAATTTATTTTTATATCTATCTAAGTTAGAGATAACAGAGTTAAATGCTATATCCAACATTGAAAATATTCCTGTACTTCTACGTTCTTCTGTTACTAAGGCAAAACCATTTTTTATGGCTTCTTCTGGATTTCTATTTTTTACAGTTTTACCATTTAAAATAATTTCACCATGTTCTTTTGGTCTCATTCCAAAAATAGTTTCAACTATTTCTGTTCTTTTAGAACCAACAAGTCCAGCTATTCCTAAAATTTCACCTTTATAAAGTTCAAAACTTACATCTTGTATAGAAGGTTGATTTAAAGCTGTTAGATTTTTAACTTCTAACATCATTTCTTTAGCTGTGTTATCTTTTTTAGGGAAACGTTCAGTTAAATCTCTACCTACCATCATACTTATAATTTGTTCAGTTGAAATTTTTGAAACATCGTTAGTTGAGATCCATTTACCATCTCTTAAAATAGTAATTTCATCAGAAATCATTTTTATTTCTTCCATTTTATGAGAAATATAAATAATTCCAACTCCACTTTCTTTTAATTTTTTAATGATTTTAAATAAGTGATCAACTTCTTTTTCAGTTAGTGAAGAAGTAGGCTCATCCATAACTATTACTTTTGACTTATATGATACTGCTTTAGCTATTTCTATCATTTGTCTTTCAGCAATAGGTAATTCTGCAACTTTTTTTCTAGGATCTACCTTAATATCTAAATCCTTAAAGATATTAATAGTGTCATTATACATTTTCTTTTCATCTACAAAAAATCCCTTCATTGGATATCTACCAAGCCAAATATTATCAAGTACATTTCTTTGTAAAACTTGATTTAACTCTTGGTGAACCATAGAAACTCCATTTTCTAAGGCTTCTTTTGTAGATTTAAAATTAACTTCTACTCCATCTAATAAAATCTTTCCACTATTCTTTTCATAAATTCCAAACAAACATTTCATTAATGTAGATTTTCCAGCTCCATTTTCTCCCATTAGAGCATGGACAGTTCCAGGTTTTAGTTTTAATTGAACATTATCTAGTGCTTTTACTCCAGGAAACTCTTTGGAAATATTTTCCATTTCTAATACATATTTTAGATTTTCCATAAATACCCTATTCCTTTTCCTTTATTTTCCATTTTTTAAAAAAAGGAGATTGATGTACAATCTCCTTTAAGATTACTATACAATTAATTCTTATTTGAAGTCTGCAACATTAGATTTATCTATTCCAATGCTAGGAATTAATATTATTTTATTATCTAATTTTAAATCAGTTCCTTCAGTAGGTTCTTTTCCTTGTGCTAAATTAACTACCATATTGAATGTTGCACTTGCTTGTCCTTTTGCATCGTTAAGAACAGTTCCTGCCATTTCACCAGCTTCTATTTTGACTAATGCTTCTGGTAATGCGTCAACACCAAATGTAGGTAAAACTTTTCCAGCAGCTTTCATTGATTCAATAGCTCCTAATGCCATTCCATCGTTATTACAGATAACTACTTCTATTTTTGAACCATTAGGTCCTGATAACCAAGCATCCATTTTATCTTTTGCAGTAGCAGTATCCCACATAGCAGTATCTTGGTGTAATTCTTCAGTTTTAATTCCATGATCATTTAAAGTAGAGATAGAATATTTAGTTCTTGCAACTGCATCTGGGTGTCCAGGTTCTCCAGTTAACATTACATATTGGATAACTCCATCTTTATTTAAGTCAAGATCAGGATTTTCTTTCCATAATTTTTCAATTAATTCACCTTGTGCAATTCCTTGTGCATTAGGGTCAATTCCAACATAATATAATTTGTCATAAGAAGCTATTGCTTCATCAGAAGGTTTTCTGTTATAAAATACAACTGGAACATTTTTTTCTTTTAATAAATTAATAATTCCATCCGCTGCAGATGCATCAACTAAGTTTATAGCAAAAGCTTTAACTCCCTTTTCAAGAACTGCTTCTATTTGTTCTTTTTCAGTAGCAACACTGTTTTGAGAGTCAATAGCAGTTACTTCAACTGTATCAGCTTTAGCTGCTGCTTCAGCTTCAAATGCTTTTCTGAATAAAGCTATAAAGTTATCATCAAATTTATAAGCAGTTAACCCTATTGATAATTTTTCTGCTGCAGGAGCATCAGTTTTAGCTTCTTCCTTTTTTTCTCCGCAAGCAACTAGTGCAGATGCTAGAATAATTGAACCCAATAACATACCAAATTTTTTCATATAAATACCCTCCTAAATAATTTAATAAAATAATGATTTTTTATTGTTGTTATATATTTTCATATATAACACAATATATAATTTTTTTTAGTGTTTTGTCAATAGATTTTTATTAAAAATAAATAAATTTTCCACAATTTAGAAAAAATGTATTTTTACAAGACAAAAAATTTTAGCTATCTAACTTAGTTAATATCTAAATAAAAAGTGCCACAGCTCCTTTTATACCTGCTTCATTACCTAAAACACCCACTTTTATTTCTAAATTTTCAAGTGCAGGAGGCATAGTATATTTTTTTAATTTCTCTTTTACTGGAAGTAAAATTTCATCTCCTGCAAGAGAGATACCTCCACTTATAACTATACATTCAGGATTAATTATATTTAAAAGATTTCCTATACCCAAAGCTAAGTAATCACTTTCATATTCTATTAAATCTTTTGAAAATTCATCACCTTTTCTAGCAGTATCAAAAATATTTTTTGCTTCAAGTTCATCTAAATTCCCATTAATCTCCTTAAAAAGTAAATTATTTTCATTTAGTTTTAATCTTTCTTTGGCTTCTTTTACAAGAGAATTAGCTGAGGCATAAGCTTCAAAACATCCATTTTGTCCACAACCACAGGTCTTACCATCTTTAACAACTTTCATATGCCCAATTTCTCCACCAACTCCTGACATACCAGAAATAAGATTTCCATTATAAAAAATACCACCACCTATTCCTGTTCCTATTGCAATAGTTATTGAAGATTTTTTTCCTTTTGCAGCTCCAAAAATGGCTTCACCTTGTGCAATGATATTAGCATCATTTTCTATTCTTGTTTCTATTCCACTTAATCTTTCCATTTTTTCTTTTAAATTTAGATTTCTTTCCCAATCAAAATTTGCAAAGAACCCTACTATACTTTGATTTTTTACAGGTCCAGGAATGCCGATACCTATTCCTACAACAGAAAAAAGTGGAATTTCTTTTTCCAATATCAATTTTTTTGCAGTTTCCCATATCCTTTCCAATGTCTTATCAACATTTTGATGAGAGTGAGTTTTAATAATTTTGCTATTTATTAAATTTCCCTCTGAATCAACTATTCCTATTTTTGTGTTAGTTCCACCTAAATCAATACCAATATAATGTTTCATAGCCTCTCCTCATATAATGATTTATTTATTTTCTATGTTTTCCCACCATTTAGAGAAAGAATTTTCCTTATGTAAGTAAATTTTTTCTCCTATTATAGGTGTAAGTAATTTTATATTTGTATTTTTTGTTAATTCATCTAATCTCTTTAAAGGATCATCCCAAGTATGATTAGATAATTTAAATTTACTATTATGTATTGGAAGTAAGTTTTCCACTTCCATATCTTGTGATGCCATTAGCACATCTTCTGGTTTAGAATGAATTAAAGACCATTCTTTATTATATTGACCACTTTCCATTGCAGCAAGGTCAATCTTTCCAAATCTTTCTTTAAATTCTTTAAATCTTCCACTATATCCACCATCTCCACTTAGGAATAATTTATAGTTTTTATTATTAATTTTTTCTTCTATTAAATATGAAACCCATAGACTTTGATTTCTATTAAAGAAACTTCTTCCTGAAAAATGTCTTGCTTCTAAAGCATAAATTTTTAAATTATCATCTATAACAACTTCATCATCCCAATCAACAGTTGTAATTTTATCTTCATCATAGCCCCATCTCAAAAGATGTGCATCTACTCCTAATGGAACTATTATTTTAGCCACTTTATTCTTTAATTTTTTGATAGTAGGATAATCTAAATGATCATAATGATCGTGAGTAATAAGTAAAATATCTATTTCAGGTAAATCATCTACATCATAAACATTTGTTCCTTTAAAAGCCTTATTAGTAAATGGAACAGGTGAAGCATATTTAGAAAAAACAGGGTCAACCAAGACTTTCTTTCCAGATATTTGTATAAAAAGAGAAGAATGTCCAAACCATACCATTACATCTTCACTAGGGTCTAAGTTTTTTAAATCAGTTTTAATACTTGGTAGGTCAAAATCTGGAACTGTTCCTTCTGGATCTTTTTCAAATGCAAATTCTAAAAGTCTTTTTATTGGAGTTTTTTTAGTATCTGTTAATAATTCTGTACTTTCTTTATTTTTAAATTCTCCATCTACATAGTTTTTAGAGGCTTTTACTTTCTCTAAACTTTTTCCACTTGGTAAGGCACCAAAAGCGGGAGTTTTCATAAATAAATATGTAGCAATCATTAATATAATAAATATTATTATTAGGTAAAATAATATCTTAAATAACTTTTTCAAAATTTACTCCTTATTTCTTTTTACTTTTTAAAATTTCTTTTAAAATGAATGTTGTTGCTATAACGCCATCATTAGTAGCAGTAGCAATTTGTCTTACATCTTTTTCTCTTATATCTCCAATAGCATACATTTTGTCAGTTCTTGTTTTCATAGTTTCATCAGTTATTATGTAACCTGTTTCACTTAAACTAACAAATTCTCCATATAATTCAAGATTATTTTTTGTACCTAAATATAGGAAAACAAAATCTGTTGCTACTGTTTCTTTATTTCCATCTACTTCTAAATCTAATCCTGTTACAAATTCTTCACCTTTTATTTCTAAAAGTTTAACTTTCTTTGTAATTTTAACATTTTCTTTTGATAAAATAGCTTCTTTTAATTCTTCATTGCAATCTAAGTCATCAGAAGTTAAAAAAACATTAACTTCCTTTGCATATCTAGTTAAAAATAGAGATTCTTCAATAAGTTCATCCCCTTTTCCAACTAATGAAACGACTCTACCTTTTGTAAAAGCTCCATCACAAGTTGCACAATATGAAACACCTGCACCCAAGAACTTGTTTTCTCCTTTAATTTTTTTAGCACCAATTTTTCCTAATCCAGTTGCTATTATAATATATTTTGTTTTGAAATTTCCTGCATCTGTTTTTACAACTTTTATTTCTTCATAAGGATCAAACCCCAAAACTGTTGCAGGTTTTATTTCACAACCAAAGTCTAAGGCTTGCTTTTTCATTGTGTCATAAATTTCCTTACCAGAAGCTCCTATATGAGAACCAGGATAGTTATCTATTTGATGAGTCATTACCATACTTCCTATTCCTTCTTTTTCTAAGATAAGAGTTGACAAATTTCCTCTCCCTGCATATATTCCCGCTGTTAGTCCAGCAGGACCTGCACCAACTATTACAACATCATATATTTTTTCCATTGTTACCATCTCCTTAACTTTTTAAAGTATTCCAACTCTTGCTAAAAATAATTTTTCTTCTCCAATAGTTGTATTATCTGTATGTCCATTATAGACAACAGTGTCACTTGGTAATTTTGATAATTTTTCTAAACTATGACATAACATTTCTAAATCACCAGTAGGTAAGTCATATCTACCATAACTTCTTCTAAATAATGTATCTCCTGATATTAAAATTTTATCTTTTTCATAATAAAAACTTTTAGAACCGATAGTATGTCCAGGAGTATCTATAACTTTAAAATCTCCTACCATATCGCCTTCTTTTACTGTATGAATTTCTCCTTTAAATTTAAAAAATTCTCCAAAAATTCTATCTGATAAGCTAAGTTCTGAATTATATAAAAAATCTTTTTCCTCTTCACCAATATAGACTTTTGCTTCTGGATAGTGAGAAGATAAATCATTTAAACCTTCAATGTGATCTCCATGTCCATGTGTCAATACTATATATTTTAAATTTAAATTATGCTCACTTATAAAATCATAAACTTTATCTAAATTACGTCCTCCACAATCAAAAAAATAAGCTATATTATTTTCATTATAAGCTAAGAAACAATTTGTTCCATAAGCTCCCAAATGAAAGCATTTTACCCTCAATGTTCTTCTCCTTTCACGTATTTATATTAAACCTAATACATTATAACAAATTGAACTAAAATAGTCTACCTTAGAGATTTATATTTTTAATAAGAAATTTTAAATCATATAAAAAGAGAATTTTTTTAGAAATTTCTATTCTAAAAAAATTCTCCAAATTATTTTATTTTGGTATTCTATAAATTTCTATTTCTTTCCCTAAAAATTTTTCAGCAGTTGGCTTAAAATGATATGTTTCCCCAGTAACAAAAAATATCACTTTTCCTTTTTCTTTTTTATCATTTAAAAGATTAAGAGTAGTCAAAGTTTGAGTAGCCCTTTCAACTATTTCTACTGCTGGATCAACTACTTTAATTTTTATATTTTTTTCAATATCTTTTCTTATAAGTGGATAATGAGTACAACCTAAGACTAAAGTATCAGTATTTTTAGGAATTTCTGATAAATATTTATTTAGAAGTTCCTTTCTATTGTCAAAGGTATCCCAACCACTTTCTATCATTTGTGCAAACTCAATACAAGCAATTTCTTTAACATTCAACTCACTATCAAGCATTTTAGCTTTATTTTTATAGCCATGAGATTCTGCTGTAAATTTAGTTGAGATTACAGCAATATTCTTATTTTTAGTAGTTTTACTTGCTATCTTCACTCCCGCTTCTACAATTCCAATTATAGGTAATGAAAACTTTTCTCTTAAATAATCAATAGCAGCGGTTGAAGCAGTATTACAAGCTACTATTACTAATTTACAATTATTTTTCACAAAAAAATCTAAAATTCTTTCAGTTAATTTTTGGAGTTCATTTTTAGTTTTTCCAGAACCATAAGGAAAATTTCCATTATCTCCATAATATATATAGTCCTCATTAGGAAGAGATTTTATCATTTCTTTTAGTACAGTTGTTCCTCCTAAACCAGAATCAAATATACCTATTTTTTGAGTTTTTTCTGCCATTTCTTTTCCTTCTTTTTATAGATTATAATAAATACTTTTTAATAATATCATATTTTTTTTATAATATCAATTATTCCAGCTTGAATAAATCAAATAACTCTTCTTTTGTCAAACTAGAAAAACTTCCCTTAGAATTTTCTACAAAAATATCACTTAATTCTTTCTTTTTATTTTGTAGATTTAAAATTTTTTCTTCTATTGTATTTTTTATAATAAGGCTAAATACTTGAACAGTATCTTCTTGTCCTATCCTATGTGCTCTATCTGTTGCTTGATTTTGTGCAGATATATTCCACCAAGGATCTAGGTGAATAACTACACTTGCCTTAGTTAAATTTAAACCAGTTCCACCTGCTTTTAAAGAAATTAAAAATAAAGGTACTGCTTCATTTTGAAAATCCTCAACTAATTGATTTCTTTTCACTTTATTCGTTTCTCCAGTCAGCATAAAATATGGAATTGATAGATTATCACATTCCTCTGCAACTAAGTCAAGTACAGTTGTAAATGAAGAAAATAGTAATATTCTCTGCTTATTTTCTATACTTTTTTTAATTAACTCTATACAAGCATTAATTTTTGAAGAAGAAGAGCTTATATCTTCATATAACAACCTTGGATCTATACAGATTTGTCTCAATTTTGTTAGCATAGCCAAGACTTCAATTTTATTAGTATTGACATCTATATTTTGAGCTAAAGTTTCATTAATTTTTATAAGATTTGCCTGATATAGATTTTTTTCTTCTTGATTCATTTCAATAAAGTATGTTTCTTCAATTTTTTCTGGTAATTCTTTAAGCACATCTTTTTTCAATCTTCTCAGTATAAATGGCTCAACCATATTTTTTAATCTTTCTATAATATTCTTTTCATCTTGTAAAACAATAGCTTTTTCATAGTTTTTATAAAAATAATCATAGTTGAATA includes the following:
- the mglC gene encoding galactose/methyl galactoside ABC transporter permease MglC, whose protein sequence is MIARTNEGKIDYKKIIIESGLYLVLFCMLIAIIIKEPTFLSIRNFKNILTQSSVRTIIALGVAGLIVTQGTDLSAGRQVGLSAVISGTLLQSMTNVNKAFPTLGEFSIFTTILIVVVVGIVIASINGIVVATLNVHPFIATMGTMTIVYGINSLYYDKAGAAPISGFVEKYSKFAQGYIQIGSYTIPYLIIYAAIATLIMWVLWNKTKFGKNVFAVGGNPEAAKVSGVNVVLTLIGIYALSGAYYAFGGFLEAGRIGSATNNLGFMYEMDAIAACVIGGVSFYGGVGRISGVITGVIILTIINYGLTYTGVSPYWQYIIKGIIIVTAVAFDSIKYAKKK
- the mglA gene encoding galactose/methyl galactoside ABC transporter ATP-binding protein MglA, giving the protein MENLKYVLEMENISKEFPGVKALDNVQLKLKPGTVHALMGENGAGKSTLMKCLFGIYEKNSGKILLDGVEVNFKSTKEALENGVSMVHQELNQVLQRNVLDNIWLGRYPMKGFFVDEKKMYNDTINIFKDLDIKVDPRKKVAELPIAERQMIEIAKAVSYKSKVIVMDEPTSSLTEKEVDHLFKIIKKLKESGVGIIYISHKMEEIKMISDEITILRDGKWISTNDVSKISTEQIISMMVGRDLTERFPKKDNTAKEMMLEVKNLTALNQPSIQDVSFELYKGEILGIAGLVGSKRTEIVETIFGMRPKEHGEIILNGKTVKNRNPEEAIKNGFALVTEERRSTGIFSMLDIAFNSVISNLDRYKNKFKLLKNKDIEKDTKWIVDSMRVKTPSYSTKIGSLSGGNQQKVIIGRWLLTEPEVLMLDEPTRGIDVLAKYEIYQLMIDLAKKDKGIIMISSEMPELLGVTDRILVMSNGRVAGIVKTSETNQEEIMELSAKYL
- the mglB gene encoding galactose/glucose ABC transporter substrate-binding protein MglB, giving the protein MKKFGMLLGSIILASALVACGEKKEEAKTDAPAAEKLSIGLTAYKFDDNFIALFRKAFEAEAAAKADTVEVTAIDSQNSVATEKEQIEAVLEKGVKAFAINLVDASAADGIINLLKEKNVPVVFYNRKPSDEAIASYDKLYYVGIDPNAQGIAQGELIEKLWKENPDLDLNKDGVIQYVMLTGEPGHPDAVARTKYSISTLNDHGIKTEELHQDTAMWDTATAKDKMDAWLSGPNGSKIEVVICNNDGMALGAIESMKAAGKVLPTFGVDALPEALVKIEAGEMAGTVLNDAKGQASATFNMVVNLAQGKEPTEGTDLKLDNKIILIPSIGIDKSNVADFK
- a CDS encoding ROK family protein, whose amino-acid sequence is MKHYIGIDLGGTNTKIGIVDSEGNLINSKIIKTHSHQNVDKTLERIWETAKKLILEKEIPLFSVVGIGIGIPGPVKNQSIVGFFANFDWERNLNLKEKMERLSGIETRIENDANIIAQGEAIFGAAKGKKSSITIAIGTGIGGGIFYNGNLISGMSGVGGEIGHMKVVKDGKTCGCGQNGCFEAYASANSLVKEAKERLKLNENNLLFKEINGNLDELEAKNIFDTARKGDEFSKDLIEYESDYLALGIGNLLNIINPECIVISGGISLAGDEILLPVKEKLKKYTMPPALENLEIKVGVLGNEAGIKGAVALFI
- a CDS encoding MBL fold metallo-hydrolase, with protein sequence MKKLFKILFYLIIIFIILMIATYLFMKTPAFGALPSGKSLEKVKASKNYVDGEFKNKESTELLTDTKKTPIKRLLEFAFEKDPEGTVPDFDLPSIKTDLKNLDPSEDVMVWFGHSSLFIQISGKKVLVDPVFSKYASPVPFTNKAFKGTNVYDVDDLPEIDILLITHDHYDHLDYPTIKKLKNKVAKIIVPLGVDAHLLRWGYDEDKITTVDWDDEVVIDDNLKIYALEARHFSGRSFFNRNQSLWVSYLIEEKINNKNYKLFLSGDGGYSGRFKEFKERFGKIDLAAMESGQYNKEWSLIHSKPEDVLMASQDMEVENLLPIHNSKFKLSNHTWDDPLKRLDELTKNTNIKLLTPIIGEKIYLHKENSFSKWWENIENK
- a CDS encoding NAD(P)/FAD-dependent oxidoreductase → MEKIYDVVIVGAGPAGLTAGIYAGRGNLSTLILEKEGIGSMVMTHQIDNYPGSHIGASGKEIYDTMKKQALDFGCEIKPATVLGFDPYEEIKVVKTDAGNFKTKYIIIATGLGKIGAKKIKGENKFLGAGVSYCATCDGAFTKGRVVSLVGKGDELIEESLFLTRYAKEVNVFLTSDDLDCNEELKEAILSKENVKITKKVKLLEIKGEEFVTGLDLEVDGNKETVATDFVFLYLGTKNNLELYGEFVSLSETGYIITDETMKTRTDKMYAIGDIREKDVRQIATATNDGVIATTFILKEILKSKKK
- a CDS encoding MBL fold metallo-hydrolase, yielding MRVKCFHLGAYGTNCFLAYNENNIAYFFDCGGRNLDKVYDFISEHNLNLKYIVLTHGHGDHIEGLNDLSSHYPEAKVYIGEEEKDFLYNSELSLSDRIFGEFFKFKGEIHTVKEGDMVGDFKVIDTPGHTIGSKSFYYEKDKILISGDTLFRRSYGRYDLPTGDLEMLCHSLEKLSKLPSDTVVYNGHTDNTTIGEEKLFLARVGIL
- the murI gene encoding glutamate racemase; this encodes MAEKTQKIGIFDSGLGGTTVLKEMIKSLPNEDYIYYGDNGNFPYGSGKTKNELQKLTERILDFFVKNNCKLVIVACNTASTAAIDYLREKFSLPIIGIVEAGVKIASKTTKNKNIAVISTKFTAESHGYKNKAKMLDSELNVKEIACIEFAQMIESGWDTFDNRKELLNKYLSEIPKNTDTLVLGCTHYPLIRKDIEKNIKIKVVDPAVEIVERATQTLTTLNLLNDKKEKGKVIFFVTGETYHFKPTAEKFLGKEIEIYRIPK